GTAATAATCATTTGAGAAACATAGATTTTTGCGTAATCAAAAGTAGAATATACACAATAGGTGTAGAAAGTAGAAGAGAATCTAAAGTATCTAACGTGCCTCCTACGGCTTTTAATTGGTTGCTATTTTTAATTTTAGCATCACGTTTAAAAATAGATTCTATAATATCACCAAAAAATCCGCTGATTCCAAGAATCACACCCAAAGCAATCAAAATACTGGGCATCGTGATAAAAGCTGAAAACCGCGCAGGAATTTGTAAGAAGAAGACTATGCTGATTAAAGTTGCTCCAATACACCCAGAGACAAAACCGACAATCGTCTTATGAGGACTGATTTCAGGCGTAATTTTCTTTTGACCAAAGGCTTTCCCGAAGAAATATCCAAAGATATCCGCTCCTTTTGTTGTGGCAATAAGAAAACTTGCCCACCAGACCCCTAAAAAGGGTTCCTGAGTATGAATGAAGCCATACAGTATATACAAGAATAGACGTACAGGAATACCTACGTATAGCATAGAAAATAAGGTGATTCCTGAGGTTTCTAAAGGCCCACAGATATTTTTTCTTGATCTAAAGACGTTAATGACAATCCAAACAAATAGGAAACACCAGGGGAGTGTTGAAACAAATTCAGGAAGTACATGATGCCAGCGAATAGCAATAAAGCTGCTTAAAACAAAAATAAAAGATCCAATAGCACTATATAAACGAAATGCATAATACATCTTTACCTTCGCCATCGTCCCGTATTCATACGTCCCTACAGCACTACAAAGCGCAGAGATAAACCCTAAAGCAAACGATGTCAAAGGGAATAGAGAACTATAAAGAAGGAGTACTAAGAAAGTCAGAACCAACGAATGTACAACAACTCGTTGAAAAAGATCTCCATAGAAGGGAGTTTTGAACTTATTCAATTTCAACATGGCTATTTGCCTCCTCGTCGTGATCTGTGTTGGTAAGCTTTAATGGCATCTAGAAGATGATAAGGTTTAAAATCCGGCCATAAAACATCGGTTACATAGAGCTCTGTATATGCTATTTGCCATAAGAGGAAATTACTGACACGCATTTCGCCACCCGTGCGAATTAATAAATCTGGGTCAGGAATTTCCGAAGTGTCTAAATATAAGCGGATTAACTCTTCAGAAACCGAATCTAAAGATATTTTTTTATTTACTAGATCATGATGCAGTTTTTTAAATGCGCGTACCAACTCATCTTTCCCACCATAGTTAATAGCTAAAACAAGCTCCCTCATCCCATGTCTCTGGGTTTCCGATGCTACTTTAGCAATTTGTTGCTGCAAGTCAGGAGGTAGGGCTAACAAATTTCCTATGCAACGTAGCCGGATCTTATTTTCAATAAGGTAGGGAAGCTGCTCATCTAGTTGAGCATGGAAGAGTGAAAATAGTTCTGCAACTTCTTCCGCCGAGCGTAGAAAATTCTCGGTAGAGAAGGCAAATAATGTGAGGACCTCTATACCCAAGGAAAAAGCAGACTCAATAATGTTAGGTAAAACTTTAGCGCCGTAGTAATGCCCAGAAGAGCTCTTGATAGAGCACTGCGCTTGATGTTGCCGATACCAACGCCGATTTCCGTCCATAATGATGGCAACATGCTTCGGTAGAGACTGCATGGATAGACTAGCTTGATCCGCCTGTTTTAAGGTGAGAGACATATCTACATCATTAGTTGTGGAAGTATACGTTATGACTGAACAATAGCAGCTAAACCCCCTCTTAAGCCAAAGTAATAGCCTAAGAGTTTTTGCATTTTCTTCGGGATGTAAAACATCTGAAAATAATTCAAAAAGTTAGAACCTCCGAGAGGCATAGTAGAAGAAACCTCATATCTTGACAAGTTGACATTCTTGAATCGAAAGATATTGAAGAGTACACTGCCACTTTGCACAGACATTTTTAATGAAGATTTCTATGCATTTCCAGCCAGTGCAATGTGCTTGGGAATTGAGGAAGAGTTCGTTAATTTTTTCATTGGCAAAGTAAAGAAATACCAAAGTCATTTGTCAACATATTCCCTAAAACAGACGGTTAGGGAATTTTTTGTTTTCTACGTCTTGGTTATAGAACAAACACCCTGAGACATATAAGTAAAGGATGTTTACAATTAAATAATTATAAAATGACAAGAAATTTTTTAACCTAAAGTTCCTAGAGGTTTTTTATTTCTTTGATTTGTTATACTTTAATTGTATTTTACAGTTATGAGACTAATACTAAAGACTTATAAGGTATTTTAAATGAAATTGCCTCGAATATGTTTTGGGTATGTGCCTAAACTTGCATTTATGTGTACAAAAGAAAAAGGCAATGTTCATTACATTCCTACTGCACGCCACGCAGCTAAAAAGGTTGTTTCGGGAATTTTTGCTGTTTTGGGAACAGCAGCGTTTTCCTGTAGTATACTGGCTGCGAGTATGTGTCAGACCTTTTTCCCATGTATCGGATTATTCATCCTCGGCATCCTCTTGTTTATCGTTGCGTATTGCCAATATGGAGGAGCGTGGACACGTATAGAAATTCCAAAATTACGTTATCGTAAACCTCACGTTTCTTCGATAACAGAGAGAGAATACCTGTCTTTATTGTGGAAGTGGCGTTTTCTGTCTCCAAGTGTATACTGTCATCAAGTAAATAGAAATATTTATATCTGTGAGGGGACTAAGGATAATCTAAAAAAAATTTTAGAAAAGAGATCGGCGAAAAAAAACGGGACAATTTTAATTCAGGAACTGGATTTAGACGCAATTAGACATGATCAGTTAGAAACCGAAACTCAATATCAGGAAGTCTTCCAATTGCCTAAAGCTATGCTCGAAGGGGTGAAAAGCTTTTTGAGAACTTCTTATTCTGAGGACAAAATCATTTCCGCCTCATGGCCAGATCACCCTCCAGGGCCCACGCCTCAAGAAGTTCTGTATACACATATTCCCGGATTGCGACAGGGTGATGAAGCTTATGAGAGTGCTTCTTTGCTCTCAGTCTATACAGAAACATATATTGAAGCTTTCAAAGCAGCAATAGAAAGAGTGGCAGTTTCTCGTCTGGTGAGTCGGGAAGGCATTTGCCTTTTAGTGTCTCCTTTGGGCGTTGTCAAAGGTCTAAGTCCAGAGGCTCTACATGCAACAAAAACCCTTTCTAAAACCGCTTTTCTTCAAGCTGTAGAATCTTTAGCCATGGAAACTGTCATCCCCGAAAGTAAGTCCAGACTTCGAATAACTATAGCTCTTGTTGATCCAGAAAGTGTGGCCCCATTAAGATCCGTAGATACCAACGTGATGTTCCCAAGTAGAGAAAGTTTATCCTTCTCGGATTTTTCTCCTGCAAGTTCTACCTGGTGTCATGTGATTTAATCTACCCTAAAGACACTCTCTTGAGGTAGATTGATTTTTTATGAAATTTAAGTTTATAAGCAGTCATAACTAAAAGAGATGATACCAATTTATAAGTTATAACCTTAAGAATGTAATGCTTTCTTCGTAACAAATTATCTGTTTAAATTTCTAAACAGGTCTTCATTTGACGATATTATTTTCAATTGGTATTTTGGTTCATTTAGTATTTCTATTCAAAATATTCGCTATTTTAAAAGAGCCACGCAATGAAACAGAGATTTGGACGCAATTTAAGTATTATTATTTGTGTTTTTGGATTAGCTCTATACTATGTGTTGCCCACATGTCTGTATTACTCACGACCGCTAAATAAAAAAGTCGATGAGAAAGAAGCTCAACAAATCGTACGGAAGTTAACGAATCAGGTAGCTGAAGTACGTAGCGATATTATTCCCAGAGTTTCTTCTGTACTCTCTGCATTGAAATTACGCGGACATATTGTACAGCACCCAAGTATCCCGGGTGTGGTGAATATTCACTTCAAAGATAATGCAGATGCGTATACGTTTCTTGAAAATATGATTTATGGCGAACCCACCGTCCCTATAAAATCCTCACGTTTATACGTTTTAGGGTATGATAATAAAGATGGCGGGGTTGTTCAAGTTACCGGCACTTTAACTACGGCTTTAACAGAAAATGATTTTTCTTTTGTTTCCTACAATCGAGAAGATGCGGAACCAGCAAAGGAAATGTTAAACGCCGCTCTGTATTTGCTGACTTCAGCTCCTGCTCACGCTTGTTCCTGCGGTTATACCTCAATTTGGAATACAGCCTCCATAGCTAGGGTAGTGCAATTAGCAGAGAACCTTGCAGTCGGTTTAGACATTCTTCCGCATTCAAGGACTGTAGCACTACTGAATTACTTCTTCTCTTCTGAGAAGGATTACTCTGCATTTTTATCACGATTGGAAAATGTAGCGACGCTGTCGGATCTTTCAGAACAACAGCGATCTGTTTTACAATCCGTATACCAAAATTTGAAGTTGAGAGCTCCAAGATGGAAAAAAGCTTTTACGCGTATAGTGGATAATTCTTTAGATTGCAGCGCACTCTCTCCATTCTTTTCTTCCGTAGACTTTTCTCCTAAAGAAAGAAAACTTGTGTTTTGTCTCGATCCTCATGTGGTTGCTAAACGTGATGAGTTGTCTGCAGAACAGCGCCTAGATTTTGATTCATGGTTGGCAAAAGAAAAACAAAGGTTAGCTCGTAAGCTTCAACAACCAGCTCAAGAATCTGTTCAAGGATTTGTGTTTAATCTCAGTGATAAAGAGGCGAGCGGAAAAATCGTACTGCACGGGCAACGTATCTACCAGGGGATAGTCGAGCATTTAGCTACACTCGCTTTGCACAGACCCCCAGCACAATCTTGCGATCTTATCCGCGAGAATTTCCCCATACATTGCCGTTTGCCCAAAGAAAGCGATGCTTATGGGTGTTTTATTTTCTCACCAGAGAAAAGTTGTTCGCATTTTTCTAAAGGGTCTATCTATGTAGTTCTTAAAGGATTACGCTCTGTTGCAGCGAAATATGAGCAAGGGGCAGAAGAAGATGCTAAGATTTTCGATAAGGATTTACACAACTTATACAATTGTTTTGCTCATACAGACGTCACTCCCTGGAGTCTCGGAGAGGATGAAGTTTTAGAAATCCGACAGCCTTTACAAAGATACTTTGATGTTTGGGGAGAAAATTTTGTCGTTGCCAATGAAGGAGCAACTGCAAGTCTTGAAGTGCGCGATATTCGCGATCGTTTAGAAACCCTAAATCGTATTGAAAAACGCCGTCAAGAAGAGTGGGTACGTTGGCACGAGCAATACCGCCAGTCCAGTTGTTCTATGGATCCTCAACAGCGTATACGCGCTGCCGTACCTCATCGAAGCGCTTTTGTGGAAAATCTTAAACTGAACTTACGCAAATACTCCCGAGGAGATAGTGTCCTTCGTCTAGGGATTGATTTTATCGGCGGGAAACAGATCCGCTTAGCCTTCAAGGATCATCAAGGGAAGCAGTTAACAGATAAGGAAGGAATTCTTAAGGTTTCAGATGAACTTTACGCGCGTTTAAATAGATTGGGAGTTTCAGAAGTAGAAATACGCAGAGAGGGGGATAATGTACATTTAAGTGTCCCTGGATCTACCAAAATTTCCTCCGAGGAAATTTTAGGAACTTCTCAAATGACTTTCCACGTAGTCAATGAAAAGTTCTCTCCTTACTCTGCTCTGCGCTATGAAGTCCAAAGATTTCTAGACTATTTATGGTTTACAGCACAAAGTCAAGAGGCGACTTCTCCGGAAGCAGTGAATAAGCTCGCGAGTGATATTTTTAATAATCCAGATTCCCGCTTGCCCTCCAGTGTGCAAGAAGCAGTAGCCAAACTGCAACAGGAAGGTCTTGCTTTCCCAAAAATGGATAACGAGATCGCTTCATCGCATTTAGATACTACCTATTCCATGATCGCTATAGAAAAGGATGTTGAGGGGAAGGCCAACCCCTTAATGATCGTTTTTCGTAACTACGCTCTAGACGGTGCTTCATTAAAAAATATTCGGCCAGAATTTGCCGTAGGCGAAGGTTATATTTTAAATTTCTCAGTAAAAGATACCGGCATAGCTCAAAAAGCCCACGATGTTTCTCCAAGAGAGAGTTTCCACGCCTGGACCTCTACTTACTGTCAGGAAGGCATAAATGGAACGGCAAATGGTCAGCATTCTTCAGGTAGAGGGTGGAGAATGGCTGTGGTCCTCGACGGTTACGTAGTTAGTGATCCGGTATTAAATGCTCCTTTAAAAGATCAAGCTAGCGTCTCTGGGAAGTTTTCCCATCGTGAAGTGCACCGCTTAGCTACGGATTTAAAATCAGGATCTATGTCTTTTGTTCCGGAAGTTTTAAGTGAAGAAGTTATCTCTCCTGAATTAGGAAAACAACAACGTACACAGGGAATCATTTCCGTATGCCTCGGTCTTGCTGTTTTGATCATTTTAATGAGTGTTTATTACAAGTTCGGCGGTGTCATAGCTTCCGGGGCTGTTATTCTTAATCTCCTACTCATTTGGGCAGCTTTACAATATCTCGATGCGCCACTCACCCTCACAGGGTTGGCTGGAATTGTCCTTGCTATGGGCATGGCCGTAGACGCTAACGTCCTTGTTTTCGAAAGAATTCGAGAGGAATATCTGCTATCGCGAAGTCTTACTCAATCTGTAGAGGCAGGATATAAGAAGGCTTTTGGAGCGATTTTTGACTCCAATTTAACCACTGTATTGGCTTCGTTACTTCTTTTAGTTTTAGATACAGGACCGATTAAAGGGTTTGCTCTTACTTTAATCCTGGGAATTTTCTCCTCAATGTTTACAGCCTTATTTATGACGAAGTTTTTCTTCATGGTGTGGATGAATAAAACTCAAGAAACACAGCTACACATGATGAACAAATTCATCGGCATCAAGCATGATTTCCTGAAAGAGTGCAAACGACTCTGGATGGTCTCCGGAAGCGTCATTGCTTTAGGGTGCGTGGCTTTAGGTTTCGGCGCGTGGAATTCTGTTGTCGGTATGGACTTTAAAGGTGGGTATGCCCTGACCTTGAATATGGCCGACCAGACATCTGTAGATGTCACGAAGTTCCGCAGCACATTGGGAGATAAATTTAAGCAAGTAGGGATATCCCCTAGAGACTTTAGAATCAAAACTTTTGGTTCTTCGGATAAGATAAAAATTTATTTCAGTCAGAACGCACTCACACGAGTACAAACTCCAGAAAGACCTGCTACGGACACCGCAGATCCTAACCTATCTATCGTGATGCATATACTTTCTGATACGGGAATCGATATCTCTTCTGAAAGTCTCAAAGATGTTCAGAATTTTTGGTTTAAAGTTAGCGGCCAGTTTTCTAATAAGATGCGACAACAAGCTTTTATAGCATTGATGGGCGCCTTATGCATCATATTACTGTACGTTAGCTTGCGTTTCGAATGGCGTTACGCATTTAGTGCTATTTGTGCTTTGATTCACGATCTTCTGGCTACTTGCGCCGTATTAGTCGCCACGCACTTCTTCTTGCAAAAAATACAAATTGATTTACAAGCAGTAGGCGCTTTAATGACAGTGTTGGGGTACTCATTAAATAATACCCTCATCATATTTGATCGTATTCGTGAAGATCGTCAGGAAAAATTATTTACCCCCATGCCGATCTTAATTAACGATGCACTACAAAAAACTCTAGGAAGAACAGTAATGACCACAGCCACAACGCTATCGGTCTTGTTAATATTATTATTTGTTGGTGGGGGATCAATCTTTAACTTTGCTTTCATCATGACAATAGGTATTCTCTTAGGTACACTATCATCTCTATACATAGCACCACCTCTTCTTCTATTTATGGTTCGTAAAGAGGAAAGAAAACAACAATAACCCTCAAGTTATTGTTGTTTTTGGTTCAGAAGGATGAGAAAATGCTCTTTAGAAAGATAGATTTTTAAAGAGTTTTTACGACGCGAACATCTATGGCAAGTAAAGATAATTCTTCTGTATCTAGTCCTATTTGGATATATCCTAAGCACGATCCTGCTCTACTTTCTTTCATTATAAAGGAGTTCCATCTTCATCCGGTCGCTGCACAAACGTTTATTTCCCGAGGATTCCAAACAATAGATGAAGTCCGTGATTTCCTTTATGTGCATCTATCCAACCTGCATGATCCCGAACTGTTACTCGATATGTCAAAAGCTGTACAACGTTTGCTTCTCGCAAAAGAACGTCGTGAGCATGTCATGGTCTACGGCGATAGTGATGTTGATGGGATCACAGGCGTGGCTCTTCTTGTAGAGTTTTTGAGATCTATAGAAATCAAGGTCAGCTATTGTTTTTTAGGAGCGTTCCTTAAACATTATGGCGAACTTTCTTTGTTGATTGCTAAGATGAAGGAAGAAGGTGTGACTTTGCTGATTACCGTAGATTGTGGAATTACCGCAGGGAAAGAAGTCAGCGATATCAATAAGCAAGGCATTGATGTCATTGTTACAGATCATCATATGCCCACAGGTAAAATTCCTCATTGCGTAGCCACATTAAATCCAAAGCTCAGAGATCATGCTTATCCAAATAAAGATCTCACCGGCGTCGGCGTCGCTTTTAAACTCGCCCGCGGTGTTGTGGACGCCTTACAAAAAAATCATCCCAAACTCAAATTAGATATTCAGCATTTATTAGATTTAGTCTCTTTAGGGACAGTGACGGATGTCGGGACTCTTTTAGGAGAGAATCGTACCATGGTACGCCACGGTATTAAAGAAATTGCTAAAGGGTCACGGTTAGGACTACATAAATTATGCATTTTTTCAGGAGTAAATCCTTCAGAAGTTACCTCTACAGATATTGTTTTGAAAATCTCTCCGAAACTGAATAGTTTAGGAAGACTTGCCGACGCTTCTAAAGGCGTGGAGTTGCTGCTTACCAAAGATCCAGAAGTCGCTGATGACATCATTCAATATCTCGACAAGATAAATAGAGAACGCCAAAAAATAGAAGCAGACGTCTTTCATGATGTGCAAAAAATCTTAAAAAATCATCCCGATATCGTTAAACAAGCAGCTATCGTACTATCATCACAAGATTGGCATTCAAGAGTCATTCCAATTATTTCAGCACGCCTAGCTAAAGCGTATAATAAGCCCGTAGCTATTATTTCTAATCAGGGAGGGGTAGGGAAAGGATCGTTAAGAACAATAGGATCTTTCCCCCTTCTTGGCATATTACAAAAGTGCTCCCCTATGTTCATATCTTATGGGGGACACGATTTTGCCGCAGGCATTATCATTAATGAAGACCGAATAGAAGCTTTTAGGAAAAAGTTCATTCATCTTGTGAATTCATCATTAAAAAAGGAAAAAGCCGTAGTCACCCTTCCCTTAGATGCCCGAGCAGATTTTGATGAGATCGAT
Above is a genomic segment from Chlamydia abortus containing:
- a CDS encoding phosphatidate cytidylyltransferase, coding for MLKLNKFKTPFYGDLFQRVVVHSLVLTFLVLLLYSSLFPLTSFALGFISALCSAVGTYEYGTMAKVKMYYAFRLYSAIGSFIFVLSSFIAIRWHHVLPEFVSTLPWCFLFVWIVINVFRSRKNICGPLETSGITLFSMLYVGIPVRLFLYILYGFIHTQEPFLGVWWASFLIATTKGADIFGYFFGKAFGQKKITPEISPHKTIVGFVSGCIGATLISIVFFLQIPARFSAFITMPSILIALGVILGISGFFGDIIESIFKRDAKIKNSNQLKAVGGTLDTLDSLLLSTPIVYILLLITQKSMFLK
- a CDS encoding isoprenyl transferase; its protein translation is MSLTLKQADQASLSMQSLPKHVAIIMDGNRRWYRQHQAQCSIKSSSGHYYGAKVLPNIIESAFSLGIEVLTLFAFSTENFLRSAEEVAELFSLFHAQLDEQLPYLIENKIRLRCIGNLLALPPDLQQQIAKVASETQRHGMRELVLAINYGGKDELVRAFKKLHHDLVNKKISLDSVSEELIRLYLDTSEIPDPDLLIRTGGEMRVSNFLLWQIAYTELYVTDVLWPDFKPYHLLDAIKAYQHRSRRGGK
- a CDS encoding protein translocase subunit SecDF — translated: MKQRFGRNLSIIICVFGLALYYVLPTCLYYSRPLNKKVDEKEAQQIVRKLTNQVAEVRSDIIPRVSSVLSALKLRGHIVQHPSIPGVVNIHFKDNADAYTFLENMIYGEPTVPIKSSRLYVLGYDNKDGGVVQVTGTLTTALTENDFSFVSYNREDAEPAKEMLNAALYLLTSAPAHACSCGYTSIWNTASIARVVQLAENLAVGLDILPHSRTVALLNYFFSSEKDYSAFLSRLENVATLSDLSEQQRSVLQSVYQNLKLRAPRWKKAFTRIVDNSLDCSALSPFFSSVDFSPKERKLVFCLDPHVVAKRDELSAEQRLDFDSWLAKEKQRLARKLQQPAQESVQGFVFNLSDKEASGKIVLHGQRIYQGIVEHLATLALHRPPAQSCDLIRENFPIHCRLPKESDAYGCFIFSPEKSCSHFSKGSIYVVLKGLRSVAAKYEQGAEEDAKIFDKDLHNLYNCFAHTDVTPWSLGEDEVLEIRQPLQRYFDVWGENFVVANEGATASLEVRDIRDRLETLNRIEKRRQEEWVRWHEQYRQSSCSMDPQQRIRAAVPHRSAFVENLKLNLRKYSRGDSVLRLGIDFIGGKQIRLAFKDHQGKQLTDKEGILKVSDELYARLNRLGVSEVEIRREGDNVHLSVPGSTKISSEEILGTSQMTFHVVNEKFSPYSALRYEVQRFLDYLWFTAQSQEATSPEAVNKLASDIFNNPDSRLPSSVQEAVAKLQQEGLAFPKMDNEIASSHLDTTYSMIAIEKDVEGKANPLMIVFRNYALDGASLKNIRPEFAVGEGYILNFSVKDTGIAQKAHDVSPRESFHAWTSTYCQEGINGTANGQHSSGRGWRMAVVLDGYVVSDPVLNAPLKDQASVSGKFSHREVHRLATDLKSGSMSFVPEVLSEEVISPELGKQQRTQGIISVCLGLAVLIILMSVYYKFGGVIASGAVILNLLLIWAALQYLDAPLTLTGLAGIVLAMGMAVDANVLVFERIREEYLLSRSLTQSVEAGYKKAFGAIFDSNLTTVLASLLLLVLDTGPIKGFALTLILGIFSSMFTALFMTKFFFMVWMNKTQETQLHMMNKFIGIKHDFLKECKRLWMVSGSVIALGCVALGFGAWNSVVGMDFKGGYALTLNMADQTSVDVTKFRSTLGDKFKQVGISPRDFRIKTFGSSDKIKIYFSQNALTRVQTPERPATDTADPNLSIVMHILSDTGIDISSESLKDVQNFWFKVSGQFSNKMRQQAFIALMGALCIILLYVSLRFEWRYAFSAICALIHDLLATCAVLVATHFFLQKIQIDLQAVGALMTVLGYSLNNTLIIFDRIREDRQEKLFTPMPILINDALQKTLGRTVMTTATTLSVLLILLFVGGGSIFNFAFIMTIGILLGTLSSLYIAPPLLLFMVRKEERKQQ
- the recJ gene encoding single-stranded-DNA-specific exonuclease RecJ, whose product is MASKDNSSVSSPIWIYPKHDPALLSFIIKEFHLHPVAAQTFISRGFQTIDEVRDFLYVHLSNLHDPELLLDMSKAVQRLLLAKERREHVMVYGDSDVDGITGVALLVEFLRSIEIKVSYCFLGAFLKHYGELSLLIAKMKEEGVTLLITVDCGITAGKEVSDINKQGIDVIVTDHHMPTGKIPHCVATLNPKLRDHAYPNKDLTGVGVAFKLARGVVDALQKNHPKLKLDIQHLLDLVSLGTVTDVGTLLGENRTMVRHGIKEIAKGSRLGLHKLCIFSGVNPSEVTSTDIVLKISPKLNSLGRLADASKGVELLLTKDPEVADDIIQYLDKINRERQKIEADVFHDVQKILKNHPDIVKQAAIVLSSQDWHSRVIPIISARLAKAYNKPVAIISNQGGVGKGSLRTIGSFPLLGILQKCSPMFISYGGHDFAAGIIINEDRIEAFRKKFIHLVNSSLKKEKAVVTLPLDARADFDEIDHDLLSSIDLFEPFGKGNPVPIFYTIVHQVRYPKLLPGNHLKLYLNYGERNLEGIAFGLGDRIGALKASWNQPLELAYTPRLSQSANGGVIHLLVRDFHILPLNYKDTTAKF